In Pecten maximus chromosome 10, xPecMax1.1, whole genome shotgun sequence, one genomic interval encodes:
- the LOC117336502 gene encoding zinc finger protein 652-B-like gives MIMCLVGSDGLADWATTYSLHNYPLIRTQDEAFHTEERSDPLLCPVCWNCFKTKQNMTIHLESVHQKRKFPCSICRKEFAYSNSRLRHEKICNSSTTEPASKKRRTEVNPDLNDTTDKKVRDGKKWRPTPAPRWSLLRLKPASRRPIPAPRRPIPAPRRPIPAPRRPTPAPRRPTPAPRQLTPALPPTVTSSTTTNTNSVILFVGLTVNHLNTDTIQNTAWRSSYTENDITVVSIV, from the exons ATGATAATGTGTCTGGTTGGTTCAGATGGATTAGCGGACTGGGCGACAACTTACTCTCTCCATAATTACCCCCTGATAAGGACACAAGACGAAGCTTTTCACACAGAAGAACG CTCGGACCCCCTCCTATGTCCTGTGTGTTGGAATTGCTTcaagacaaaacaaaatatgacaatTCATCTGGAAAGTGTTCACCAGAAAAGGAAATTTCCGTGCTCTATATGCAGAAAAGAATTTGCTTACAGCAACAGTCGATTGCGTCatgaaaaaatatgtaattCATCGACTACA GAGCCAGCATCAAAGAAGAGACGGACCGAGGTAAATCCAGACCTCAACGACACGACCGACAAGAAAGTGAGAGATGGAAAGAAGTGGAGACCCACGCCTGCGCCACGCTGGAGCTTACTTCGACTTAAACCAGCTTCTCGCCGACCGATACCAGCCCCTCGTCGACCAATACCAGCACCTCGCCGACCGATACCAGCCCCTCGTCGACCCACACCAGCCCCTCGTCGACCCACACCAGCCCCACGCCAACTCACGCCAGCCCTCCCGCCGACCGTCACCAGTTCAACGACGACCAACACCAACTCAGTTATCTTATTTGTTGGCCTAACGGTCAATCATTTAAACACAGACACGATACAGAATACAGCATGGCGTTCGTCTTATACAGAGAACGATATTACTGTAGTAAGCATTGTTTGA